Genomic segment of Scardovia inopinata JCM 12537:
CCATAAAAAGCTTTAAATTAGAGCACTCCCTGGGCGACCATAGCATTAGCTACCTTGACGAAACCGGCAATATTTGCGCCAGCCATCAGGTTGCCTTCAAGACCATATTCCTTGGCCGCAGCCAGACTTTCGGTCACAATGGAATTCATGATCCCCTTGAGCCGCTCATCTACCTCTTCGGCAGTCCAGGCCAGGCGCAGGGAATTCTGGCTCATCTCCAGACCGGAAACAGCCACGCCTCCGGCATTGGCAGCCTTGGCAGGGCCGTAAAGAACGTTATGTGCCTGGTAAACTGCAATAGCTTCAGGGGTGGAAGGCATGTTAGCACCTTCGCAGACCACAGTGCAGCCATTGTCAACCAGTTTCTGGGCAGATTCTCCGTCAATTTCGTTCTGCGTAGCGCAGGGCAGGGCAATGTCGCATTTAACATTCCAAACCCCGGCGCTGCCTTCGTGGTATTCACTGCCAGGCACCCGATCGGCATATTCCTTAATCCGGCCGCGCTTATTCAGCTTAATATCTTTCACTACATGCAGGTTGATTCCAGCTGGATCATAAATGTAGCCATTGGAATCAGAAGCAGTTACTACGGTTGCTCCCAGCTGTGTTGCTTTTTCTGTTGCAAAAATAGCTACATTTCCTGAACCGGATATAACCACAGTTTTACCCTGGAAGGAATCGTTGCGCAGGGCTTTCAGCGCGTCGCTGGTGTAATAACAGAGCCCGTAGCCGGTGGCTTCGGTCCGAATCAGCGAACCGCCAAATTCCAGACCTTTTCCTGTCAGGGTTCCGCTGTATTCATTACGAATCCTCTTGTACTGCCCAAAGAGGTAGCCGATTTCACGGGCGCCAACGTTGATATCTCCAGCAGGAACGTCAGTGAATTGACCAATATGCCTATTCAGTTCAGTCATGAAAGCCTGGCAGAAACGCATGACTTCTCCGTCTGACCGTCCCCGGGGATCAAAATCAGATCCTCCCTTAGCTCCGCCCATGGGCAGGGTGGTCAGGGCGTTCTTGAGGATCTGTTCAAAGCCCAGGAATTTGACCACTGACTCGGTAACGGTGGGATGGAA
This window contains:
- the gdhA gene encoding NADP-specific glutamate dehydrogenase, whose translation is MTVTNPYLKRVYDQVEKRDGDQKEFLQAVREVFETLEPAVEAHPEYEANGVVERLVEPERVIKFRVAWVDDQGAIQVNRGYRVQFNSAIGPYKGGLRFHPTVTESVVKFLGFEQILKNALTTLPMGGAKGGSDFDPRGRSDGEVMRFCQAFMTELNRHIGQFTDVPAGDINVGAREIGYLFGQYKRIRNEYSGTLTGKGLEFGGSLIRTEATGYGLCYYTSDALKALRNDSFQGKTVVISGSGNVAIFATEKATQLGATVVTASDSNGYIYDPAGINLHVVKDIKLNKRGRIKEYADRVPGSEYHEGSAGVWNVKCDIALPCATQNEIDGESAQKLVDNGCTVVCEGANMPSTPEAIAVYQAHNVLYGPAKAANAGGVAVSGLEMSQNSLRLAWTAEEVDERLKGIMNSIVTESLAAAKEYGLEGNLMAGANIAGFVKVANAMVAQGVL